In Pseudoliparis swirei isolate HS2019 ecotype Mariana Trench chromosome 2, NWPU_hadal_v1, whole genome shotgun sequence, the following are encoded in one genomic region:
- the dip2a gene encoding disco-interacting protein 2 homolog A isoform X9: MTHLSLFFSLFVCISLSLSTGDITQKGYEKKRGKLLAPYVPQIQGVDPSLQIDNRIQASSQSVLPGSKHNKSRAANTRDERFRSDLHTEAVQAALAKYKERKMPMPSKRRSVLVQSSVEACTPPDTSSASEDEGSLRRQGRLATSTPYQGQGHPAVEHWFNRVIQGSSTSSSASSTSSHPGGRSVTTTTTTTTSHAALNANAAATALADFMAHTQLDNHSAPPDVTGLSERSSLHTEHPQVASVRGVSRGYNNHTSIMETADGVPVNSRVSSKIQQLLNTLKRPKRPPLREFFVDDFEDLLDVQQPDLNQPKPEGLQMSPLEGEPLGVVNNWPPSLPAALHRWGTTQPKSPCLTALDNAGKPVYTLTYGKLWTRSQKLAYTLLNKLSTRNEPLLVPGDRVALVFPNNDPVMFMVAFYGCLLAELVPVPIEVPLTRKDAGSQQIGFLLGSCGVTLALTTDACQKGLPKAQTGEVATFKGWPRLLWFVTDGKHVVKPPKDWHPPIREASNDIAYIEYKTSKEGSTMGITVSHSAMLVHCHALTQACGYTEAETITNVLDFKREAGLWHGVLTSVMNRMHVISIPYSLMKVNPLSWIQKVHTYKARVAVVKSRDMHWSLLAQRDQRDVSLSSLRMLIVADGANPWSISSCDAFLNVFQARGLRPEVICPCASSSEAMTVAIRRPPEMGVPPPGKAVLSMGGLSHSVIRVDTEEKLSVLTVQDVGQVMPGALVCVVRVEGTPYICQTDEVGEICVSSGCTGVAYYGLPGMTKNLFETIPVTSSGIPFSDRPFTRTSLLGFVGPDSLVFVVGKMDGLMVVSGRRHNADDVVATALAVEPMKFVYRGRIAVFSVSVLHDERIVVVAEQRPDASEEDSFQWMSRILQAIDSIHQVGVYCLALVPANTLPKAPLGGIHISETKQRFLEGALHPCNVLMCPHTCVTNLPKPRQKQPEVGPASMIVGNLVAGKRIAQACGRDVTQLEDNDQARKFLYIQDVLQWRAQATPDHPLFLVLNAKGTVASTASCLQLHKRAERVAAALMGRLNTGDHVALVYPPGIELIATFYGCLYAGCVPVTVRPPHPQNLATTLPTVKMIVEVSKSVCILTTQAIMKLLKSKEAAAAVDVKSWPMVLDTDDLPRKKSPQMYKPPTPEMLAYLDFSVSTTGILAGVKMSHSATSALCRSIKLQCELYPSRQIAICLDPYCGLGFALWCLCSVYSGHQSILVPPLELESNASLWLAAVSQYKVRVTFCSYSVMEMCTKGLGSQTEALRLRNVNLSCVRTCMVVAEERPRIALTQSFSKIFKDLGLSPRAVSTTFGCRVNVAICLQPNRLGKLAEQGTAGPDPTTVYVDMRALRHDRVRLVERGSPHSLPLMESGKILPGVKVIIANTETKGPLGDSHLGEIWVSSPHNATGYYTVYGEEALHADHFNTKLSFGDTQTVWARTGYLGFLRRTELTDASGERHDALYVVGSLDETLELRGMRYHPIDIETSVIRSHKSIAECAVFTWTNLLVVVVELEGSEQEALDLVALVTNVVLEEHYLIVGVVVVVDPGVIPINSRGEKQRMHLRDGFLADQLDPIYVAYNM; the protein is encoded by the exons ACACCTCCTCAGCGTCGGAAGACGAGGGCTCACTCCGCCGGCAGGGACGTCTGGCCACCTCGACGCCCTACCAGGGCCAGGGCCACCCAGCCGTTGAGCACTGGTTTAACCGTGTCATCCAGGGTTCGTCCACCTCATCATCCGCGTCATCCACCTCATCCCACCCAGGAGGGAGATccgtcaccaccaccaccaccaccaccacttccCACGCAGCCCTCAACGCCAACGCCGCAGCTACCGCGCTGGCTGACTTTATGGCACACACCCAGCTAG ATAACCACTCGGCGCCCCCCGATGTGACGGGGCTGTCGGAGCGCTCCTCGCTTCATACGGAGCATCCCCAGGTGGCCTCGGTACGAGGCGTTTCCCGGGGCTACAACAACCACACCAGCATCATGGAGACTGCAGATG GTGTTCCGGTCAACAGTCGCGTTTCCTCCAAAATCCAACAGCTGCTCAACACGCTGAAGAGACCAAAGCGGCCGCCGTTGCGAGAGTTCTTTGTCGACGACTTTGAGGATCTCTTGGATG TTCAGCAGCCAGATCTCAACCAGCCAAAGCCAGAAGGCCTTCAGATGAGCCCCCTGGAAGGAGAGCCTCTCGGGGTGGTCAACAACTGGCCTCCCTCCTTGCCAGCAGCGTTACATCGGTGGGGCACAACTCAGCCCAAGAGCCCCTGTCTAACGGCACTCGACAATGCTGGCAAGCCGGTCTACACACTCACCTATG GTAAACTCTGGACCCGGAGTCAGAAACTGGCCTACACTCTTCTGAACAAGCTGAGTACCAGAAATGAGCCTTTGCTCGTGCCCGGCGACCGG GTTGCACTTGTTTTCCCCAACAACGACCCTGTGATGTTCATGGTGGCCTTCTACGGCTGTCTCTTGGCAGAGCTGGTACCTGTGCCTATTGAAGTGCCGCTGACCAGAAAG GATGCAGGAAGTCAACAGATTGGCTTTCTGTTGGGCAGCTGTGGCGTCACGTTGGCATTGACCACTGACGCTTGTCAGAAGGGCTTGCCCAAAGCACAAACGGGGGAGGTAGCCACTTTCAAAG GCTGGCCACGGTTGCTGTGGTTTGTGACGGATGGAAAACATGTCGTGAAGCCTCCGAAAGACTGGCATCCTCCGATACGGGAAGCCAGTAATGACATAGCTTACATAGAG TATAAAACCAGCAAGGAAGGAAGCACCATGGGGATCACTGTGTCCCATTCAGCCATGCTGGTCCACTGTCACGCCCTCACACAGGCCTGCGGCTACACTGAAG CTGAGACGATAACCAACGTCCTGGACTTCAAGAGAGAAGCAGGATTATGGCACGGCGTTCTTACT AGTGTCATGAATCGGATGCACGTGATCAGCATTCCCTACTCCCTGATGAAAGTCAACCCCCTCTCCTGGATACAGAAGGTTCACACATACAAAG CGAGGGTTGCCGTGGTGAAGTCAAGGGACATGCACTGGTCTCTGCTggcccagagagaccagagagacgtcAGCCTGAGCTCCCTGCGCATGCTCATCGTAGCCGACGGAGCGAACCCAT GGTCGATATCCTCCTGCGACGCCTTCCTCAACGTGTTTCAGGCACGTGGGCTGCGACCTGAGGTGATCTGTCCATGTGCCAGCTCTTCAGAAGCCATGACTGTCGCCATCCGCAG ACCTCCAGAAATGggagttcctcctccagggaaGGCGGTGCTGTCTATGGGGGGGCTGAGCCACAGTGTGATCCGAGTGGACACAGAGGAGAAGCTCTCCGTCCTTACAGTGCAGGATGTGGGACAGGTCATGCCTGGAG CTCTGGTTTGTGTGGTGCGGGTGGAGGGGACTCCCTACATCTGTCAGACAGACGAGGTTGGAGAGATCTGCGTAAGCTCAGGCTGCACGGGCGTAGCTTACTACGGCCTCCCGGGCATGACCAAGAACCTCTTTGAG ACCATCCCAGTGACATCATCTGGAATTCCCTTCAGCGACCGACCGTTTACCAGGACGTCACTGCTGGGCTTTGTGGGGCCA GACAGCCTTGTGTTTGTCGTGGGGAAGATGGATGGGCTGATGGTGGTCAGTGGGCGGAGACACAATGCCGATGATGTGGTTGCCACAGCACTGGCAGTGGAGCCCATGAAGTTTGTGTACAGGGGGAG GATAGCAGTGTTTTCTGTGTCGGTGCTGCATGACGAGAGGATCGTTGTTGTGGCAGAGCAGAGACCAGACGCCTCGGAGGAAGACAGCTTCCAGTGGATGAGCCGCATCCTTCAG GCCATAGACAGCATCCACCAGGTCGGGGTGTACTGCCTGGCTCTGGTGCCTGCCAACACGCTTCCTAAGGCTCCTCTGGGCGGCATCCATATATCTGAGACCAAACAGCGCTTCCTGGAGGGCGCCTTGCACCCCTGCAACGTCCTCATGTGCCCGCACACATGCGTCACCAACCTGCCCAAGCCCAGACAAAAACAGCCAG AGGTCGGTCCTGCTTCTATGATAGTGGGCAACCTGGTGGCGGGCAAGAGGATAGCACAGGCCTGTGGGAGAGATGTGACCCAACTCGAGGACAATGACCAGGCACGTAAG TTCCTGTACATACAGGATGTGCTGCAATGGAGAGCTCAGGCCACTCCAGACCATCCTTTGTTCCTGGTTCTCAACGCTAAG GGCACGGTGGCGAGCACAGCTTCCTGTTTGCAGCTGCACAAGCGGGCAGAGCGGGTGGCTGCAGCCCTGATGGGACGCCTCAACACTGGAGACCACGTCGCCCTCGTCTACCCACCAG GAATCGAGCTGATTGCCACTTTCTACGGCTGCCTGTACGCCGGCTGTGTGCCAGTCACTGTCAGACCCCCCCATCCCCAGAACCTGGCGACCACGCTGCCCACCGTCAAGATGATTGTTGAG GTCAGTAAGTCGGTGTGTATCCTGACCACTCAAGCAATAATGAAGCTGCTTAAATCcaaggaggctgctgctgctgtggatgTCAAGAGCTGGCCCATGGTGCTGGACACgg ATGACCTCCCCAGGAAGAAGAGTCCCCAAATGTACAAGCCCCCGACCCCGGAGATGTTGGCTTACCTGGATTTCAGTGTGTCCACAACAGGCATTTTAGCGGGGGTCAAA ATGTCTCACTCTGCCACCAGTGCCTTGTGTCGCTCCATCAAACTGCAGTGTGAGCTCTACCCGTCCCGGCAGATCGCCATCTGTCTGGACCCCTACTGCGGCCTGGGCTTCGCTCTCTGGTGCCTGTGCAG TGTGTACTCGGGCCACCAGTCCATCCTGGTCCCCCCTCTGGAGCTGGAGAGCAACGCGTCTCTGTGGCTTGCGGCCGTCAGCCAGTACAAAGTGCGCGTCACCTTCTGCTCGTATTCAGTCATGGAGATGTGCACCAAGGGCCTGGGTTCACAGACCGAAGCACTGCGG TTGCGAAACGTGAACCTGTCCTGCGTGCGTACGTGCATGGTGGTAGCCGAGGAGAGGCCCCGCATAGCGCTCACGCAGTCCTTCTCAAAGATCTTCAAGGACTTGGGGCTCTCGCCGCGCGCCGTCAGCACCACCTTCGGCTGCAGGGTGAACGTGGCTATCTGTTTGCAG CCCAACAGGTTAGGGAAACTGGCTGAGCAG GGCACCGCCGGGCCAGACCCCACGACGGTTTATGTTGACATGCGAGCTCTACGGCATGACAG GGTTCGCTTGGTAGAGAGAGGGTCGCCACACAGCTTGCCACTGATGGAGTCTGGGAAG ATCCTCCCAGGAGTGAAGGTGATCATTGCCAACACAGAGACTAAAGGACCCTTGGGAGACTCCCATCTGGGAGAG atCTGGGTGAGCAGTCCCCACAACGCCACAGGCTACTACACAGTCTACGGTGAGGAGGCGCTGCACGCTGACCACTTCAACACCAAGCTCAGCTTTGGCGACACCCAGACTGTCTGGGCGAGGACGGGCTACCTGGGCTTCCTGCGGCGCACGGAGCTGACGGATGCCAGTGGAG agcgCCATGATGCTCTCTATGTGGTGGGCTCTCTCGATGAGACCCTGGAGCTGAGGGGAATGAGGTATCACCCGATTGACATCGAGACCTCCGTTATCCGTTCTCACAAGAGCATCGCTGAATG tgcGGTCTTCACCTGGACCAACCTCCTCGTGGTGGTTGTGGAGCTTGAGGGATCGGAGCAGGAGgccctggacctggtggccctGGTCACCAACGTTGTCCTGGAGGAGCACTACCTCATCGtaggagtggtggtggtggtggacccCGGCGTCATCCCCATCAACTCCAGAGGGGAGAAGCAGCGTATGCACCTGAGAGACGGGTTCCTGGCCGACCAGCTGGACCCCATATATGTGGCTTACAACATGTGA
- the dip2a gene encoding disco-interacting protein 2 homolog A isoform X7 has protein sequence MAERTSTGLLTMMLEPTPAVAATLPAEVREKLAELELELSEGDITQKGYEKKRGKLLAPYVPQIQGVDPSLQIDNRIQASSQSVLPGSKHNKSRAANTRDERFRSDLHTEAVQAALAKYKERKMPMPSKRRSVLVQSSVEACTPPDTSSASEDEGSLRRQGRLATSTPYQGQGHPAVEHWFNRVIQGSSTSSSASSTSSHPGGRSVTTTTTTTTSHAALNANAAATALADFMAHTQLDNHSAPPDVTGLSERSSLHTEHPQVASVRGVSRGYNNHTSIMETADGVPVNSRVSSKIQQLLNTLKRPKRPPLREFFVDDFEDLLDVQQPDLNQPKPEGLQMSPLEGEPLGVVNNWPPSLPAALHRWGTTQPKSPCLTALDNAGKPVYTLTYGKLWTRSQKLAYTLLNKLSTRNEPLLVPGDRVALVFPNNDPVMFMVAFYGCLLAELVPVPIEVPLTRKDAGSQQIGFLLGSCGVTLALTTDACQKGLPKAQTGEVATFKGWPRLLWFVTDGKHVVKPPKDWHPPIREASNDIAYIEYKTSKEGSTMGITVSHSAMLVHCHALTQACGYTEAETITNVLDFKREAGLWHGVLTSVMNRMHVISIPYSLMKVNPLSWIQKVHTYKARVAVVKSRDMHWSLLAQRDQRDVSLSSLRMLIVADGANPWSISSCDAFLNVFQARGLRPEVICPCASSSEAMTVAIRRPPEMGVPPPGKAVLSMGGLSHSVIRVDTEEKLSVLTVQDVGQVMPGALVCVVRVEGTPYICQTDEVGEICVSSGCTGVAYYGLPGMTKNLFETIPVTSSGIPFSDRPFTRTSLLGFVGPDSLVFVVGKMDGLMVVSGRRHNADDVVATALAVEPMKFVYRGRIAVFSVSVLHDERIVVVAEQRPDASEEDSFQWMSRILQAIDSIHQVGVYCLALVPANTLPKAPLGGIHISETKQRFLEGALHPCNVLMCPHTCVTNLPKPRQKQPEVGPASMIVGNLVAGKRIAQACGRDVTQLEDNDQFLYIQDVLQWRAQATPDHPLFLVLNAKGTVASTASCLQLHKRAERVAAALMGRLNTGDHVALVYPPGIELIATFYGCLYAGCVPVTVRPPHPQNLATTLPTVKMIVEVSKSVCILTTQAIMKLLKSKEAAAAVDVKSWPMVLDTDDLPRKKSPQMYKPPTPEMLAYLDFSVSTTGILAGVKMSHSATSALCRSIKLQCELYPSRQIAICLDPYCGLGFALWCLCSVYSGHQSILVPPLELESNASLWLAAVSQYKVRVTFCSYSVMEMCTKGLGSQTEALRLRNVNLSCVRTCMVVAEERPRIALTQSFSKIFKDLGLSPRAVSTTFGCRVNVAICLQGTAGPDPTTVYVDMRALRHDRVRLVERGSPHSLPLMESGKILPGVKVIIANTETKGPLGDSHLGEIWVSSPHNATGYYTVYGEEALHADHFNTKLSFGDTQTVWARTGYLGFLRRTELTDASGERHDALYVVGSLDETLELRGMRYHPIDIETSVIRSHKSIAECAVFTWTNLLVVVVELEGSEQEALDLVALVTNVVLEEHYLIVGVVVVVDPGVIPINSRGEKQRMHLRDGFLADQLDPIYVAYNM, from the exons ACACCTCCTCAGCGTCGGAAGACGAGGGCTCACTCCGCCGGCAGGGACGTCTGGCCACCTCGACGCCCTACCAGGGCCAGGGCCACCCAGCCGTTGAGCACTGGTTTAACCGTGTCATCCAGGGTTCGTCCACCTCATCATCCGCGTCATCCACCTCATCCCACCCAGGAGGGAGATccgtcaccaccaccaccaccaccaccacttccCACGCAGCCCTCAACGCCAACGCCGCAGCTACCGCGCTGGCTGACTTTATGGCACACACCCAGCTAG ATAACCACTCGGCGCCCCCCGATGTGACGGGGCTGTCGGAGCGCTCCTCGCTTCATACGGAGCATCCCCAGGTGGCCTCGGTACGAGGCGTTTCCCGGGGCTACAACAACCACACCAGCATCATGGAGACTGCAGATG GTGTTCCGGTCAACAGTCGCGTTTCCTCCAAAATCCAACAGCTGCTCAACACGCTGAAGAGACCAAAGCGGCCGCCGTTGCGAGAGTTCTTTGTCGACGACTTTGAGGATCTCTTGGATG TTCAGCAGCCAGATCTCAACCAGCCAAAGCCAGAAGGCCTTCAGATGAGCCCCCTGGAAGGAGAGCCTCTCGGGGTGGTCAACAACTGGCCTCCCTCCTTGCCAGCAGCGTTACATCGGTGGGGCACAACTCAGCCCAAGAGCCCCTGTCTAACGGCACTCGACAATGCTGGCAAGCCGGTCTACACACTCACCTATG GTAAACTCTGGACCCGGAGTCAGAAACTGGCCTACACTCTTCTGAACAAGCTGAGTACCAGAAATGAGCCTTTGCTCGTGCCCGGCGACCGG GTTGCACTTGTTTTCCCCAACAACGACCCTGTGATGTTCATGGTGGCCTTCTACGGCTGTCTCTTGGCAGAGCTGGTACCTGTGCCTATTGAAGTGCCGCTGACCAGAAAG GATGCAGGAAGTCAACAGATTGGCTTTCTGTTGGGCAGCTGTGGCGTCACGTTGGCATTGACCACTGACGCTTGTCAGAAGGGCTTGCCCAAAGCACAAACGGGGGAGGTAGCCACTTTCAAAG GCTGGCCACGGTTGCTGTGGTTTGTGACGGATGGAAAACATGTCGTGAAGCCTCCGAAAGACTGGCATCCTCCGATACGGGAAGCCAGTAATGACATAGCTTACATAGAG TATAAAACCAGCAAGGAAGGAAGCACCATGGGGATCACTGTGTCCCATTCAGCCATGCTGGTCCACTGTCACGCCCTCACACAGGCCTGCGGCTACACTGAAG CTGAGACGATAACCAACGTCCTGGACTTCAAGAGAGAAGCAGGATTATGGCACGGCGTTCTTACT AGTGTCATGAATCGGATGCACGTGATCAGCATTCCCTACTCCCTGATGAAAGTCAACCCCCTCTCCTGGATACAGAAGGTTCACACATACAAAG CGAGGGTTGCCGTGGTGAAGTCAAGGGACATGCACTGGTCTCTGCTggcccagagagaccagagagacgtcAGCCTGAGCTCCCTGCGCATGCTCATCGTAGCCGACGGAGCGAACCCAT GGTCGATATCCTCCTGCGACGCCTTCCTCAACGTGTTTCAGGCACGTGGGCTGCGACCTGAGGTGATCTGTCCATGTGCCAGCTCTTCAGAAGCCATGACTGTCGCCATCCGCAG ACCTCCAGAAATGggagttcctcctccagggaaGGCGGTGCTGTCTATGGGGGGGCTGAGCCACAGTGTGATCCGAGTGGACACAGAGGAGAAGCTCTCCGTCCTTACAGTGCAGGATGTGGGACAGGTCATGCCTGGAG CTCTGGTTTGTGTGGTGCGGGTGGAGGGGACTCCCTACATCTGTCAGACAGACGAGGTTGGAGAGATCTGCGTAAGCTCAGGCTGCACGGGCGTAGCTTACTACGGCCTCCCGGGCATGACCAAGAACCTCTTTGAG ACCATCCCAGTGACATCATCTGGAATTCCCTTCAGCGACCGACCGTTTACCAGGACGTCACTGCTGGGCTTTGTGGGGCCA GACAGCCTTGTGTTTGTCGTGGGGAAGATGGATGGGCTGATGGTGGTCAGTGGGCGGAGACACAATGCCGATGATGTGGTTGCCACAGCACTGGCAGTGGAGCCCATGAAGTTTGTGTACAGGGGGAG GATAGCAGTGTTTTCTGTGTCGGTGCTGCATGACGAGAGGATCGTTGTTGTGGCAGAGCAGAGACCAGACGCCTCGGAGGAAGACAGCTTCCAGTGGATGAGCCGCATCCTTCAG GCCATAGACAGCATCCACCAGGTCGGGGTGTACTGCCTGGCTCTGGTGCCTGCCAACACGCTTCCTAAGGCTCCTCTGGGCGGCATCCATATATCTGAGACCAAACAGCGCTTCCTGGAGGGCGCCTTGCACCCCTGCAACGTCCTCATGTGCCCGCACACATGCGTCACCAACCTGCCCAAGCCCAGACAAAAACAGCCAG AGGTCGGTCCTGCTTCTATGATAGTGGGCAACCTGGTGGCGGGCAAGAGGATAGCACAGGCCTGTGGGAGAGATGTGACCCAACTCGAGGACAATGACCAG TTCCTGTACATACAGGATGTGCTGCAATGGAGAGCTCAGGCCACTCCAGACCATCCTTTGTTCCTGGTTCTCAACGCTAAG GGCACGGTGGCGAGCACAGCTTCCTGTTTGCAGCTGCACAAGCGGGCAGAGCGGGTGGCTGCAGCCCTGATGGGACGCCTCAACACTGGAGACCACGTCGCCCTCGTCTACCCACCAG GAATCGAGCTGATTGCCACTTTCTACGGCTGCCTGTACGCCGGCTGTGTGCCAGTCACTGTCAGACCCCCCCATCCCCAGAACCTGGCGACCACGCTGCCCACCGTCAAGATGATTGTTGAG GTCAGTAAGTCGGTGTGTATCCTGACCACTCAAGCAATAATGAAGCTGCTTAAATCcaaggaggctgctgctgctgtggatgTCAAGAGCTGGCCCATGGTGCTGGACACgg ATGACCTCCCCAGGAAGAAGAGTCCCCAAATGTACAAGCCCCCGACCCCGGAGATGTTGGCTTACCTGGATTTCAGTGTGTCCACAACAGGCATTTTAGCGGGGGTCAAA ATGTCTCACTCTGCCACCAGTGCCTTGTGTCGCTCCATCAAACTGCAGTGTGAGCTCTACCCGTCCCGGCAGATCGCCATCTGTCTGGACCCCTACTGCGGCCTGGGCTTCGCTCTCTGGTGCCTGTGCAG TGTGTACTCGGGCCACCAGTCCATCCTGGTCCCCCCTCTGGAGCTGGAGAGCAACGCGTCTCTGTGGCTTGCGGCCGTCAGCCAGTACAAAGTGCGCGTCACCTTCTGCTCGTATTCAGTCATGGAGATGTGCACCAAGGGCCTGGGTTCACAGACCGAAGCACTGCGG TTGCGAAACGTGAACCTGTCCTGCGTGCGTACGTGCATGGTGGTAGCCGAGGAGAGGCCCCGCATAGCGCTCACGCAGTCCTTCTCAAAGATCTTCAAGGACTTGGGGCTCTCGCCGCGCGCCGTCAGCACCACCTTCGGCTGCAGGGTGAACGTGGCTATCTGTTTGCAG GGCACCGCCGGGCCAGACCCCACGACGGTTTATGTTGACATGCGAGCTCTACGGCATGACAG GGTTCGCTTGGTAGAGAGAGGGTCGCCACACAGCTTGCCACTGATGGAGTCTGGGAAG ATCCTCCCAGGAGTGAAGGTGATCATTGCCAACACAGAGACTAAAGGACCCTTGGGAGACTCCCATCTGGGAGAG atCTGGGTGAGCAGTCCCCACAACGCCACAGGCTACTACACAGTCTACGGTGAGGAGGCGCTGCACGCTGACCACTTCAACACCAAGCTCAGCTTTGGCGACACCCAGACTGTCTGGGCGAGGACGGGCTACCTGGGCTTCCTGCGGCGCACGGAGCTGACGGATGCCAGTGGAG agcgCCATGATGCTCTCTATGTGGTGGGCTCTCTCGATGAGACCCTGGAGCTGAGGGGAATGAGGTATCACCCGATTGACATCGAGACCTCCGTTATCCGTTCTCACAAGAGCATCGCTGAATG tgcGGTCTTCACCTGGACCAACCTCCTCGTGGTGGTTGTGGAGCTTGAGGGATCGGAGCAGGAGgccctggacctggtggccctGGTCACCAACGTTGTCCTGGAGGAGCACTACCTCATCGtaggagtggtggtggtggtggacccCGGCGTCATCCCCATCAACTCCAGAGGGGAGAAGCAGCGTATGCACCTGAGAGACGGGTTCCTGGCCGACCAGCTGGACCCCATATATGTGGCTTACAACATGTGA